A segment of the Candidatus Eisenbacteria bacterium genome:
AGTCTCCCTGCGGATCGCGTGCGCGGGCCCGCTCGAGCATGTGCGCGGCGATGTCCACACCGACGACCTCGAAGCCCAAACCACGCAGGAAACGAGTGGAACGACCCGTGCCGCAGCCGAAGTCGAGTGCCCGGGTTCCCCGAACCTCGGCACGCAGGATCGCGGGCAGGTCCCGGAAGGCCAGGTAATAGGTGCCGGGATACTCCAGCGTCGCGTAGGAGTCGGCACGTCGGGGGTCCTCATAGACATTGGAAAAATCCTCGTTCATGAGAATCCACCGAGGAGGACCGCAGTGGGCGCCTGACCGAGCCGTCCAAAGCGAGGGAGGCGGGCGAAACCACGATGCCGGCGGCTGCACTGCCGCCGGCATCGTGTAGTCGAATGGGTCAATTGATCGTGATCGTCGTCTGCTGATCCACCCGCTGGCCGCCTTGGTCGCGCAGCGTCAGCGTGAACGTGAACGTTCCTCTCGCCGTGGGTGTGCCCTCGATCCGGTTGCCGTTCGAAGCGCTCACCAGTCGCAAGCCAGGCGGCAGTTGCCCCCCTGTGATCGACCAGGAGTAGGGCGTTTGCCCGCCGCTCCCGAATAGGTTCTGGAAGTAGGACTGCCCCAGGGTCCCCGACTTCGCCGTCGCACCCGGCATCGTGATCATCAGCGTCACCGGGCCGCGGATCGTGATGCTGAACGCCCGCGTGGCGGAGCCGCTCTGGTCCCGCACCCGCACGGTGAAGTTGCTCGTCTGCTCGCGCGTGGGCCTGCCGTGGATGAGCGTTGACTGGACCCCGAAAGACTCGTCCATGACGAGCCCGTCGGGCAGGGACCCAGCGACGATGTCGAAGAGGTCAGGGCTTCCGAAGCCGCCGGTGGTATTGATGAATTGGGAGTACTCAGCTCCCACATTGCCATCGGCGAGTGTCGACTCGATGAACGAGAGAGGTTGAGTTGCGAAGGCGGCGGTCGCAGTTGTGTTGGCGTTGAGCGTGAAGGTGCAGCTTTGATTCGTGCTTCCCGCACAAGGTCCGGCGGTCCATCCCGTGAATTCACCCGCGGAGGGGGAGGCGAACAAGGTGATGCTCGTGCCTGAGGGGAAACTGGCCGAGCATGTCGACCCGCAACTGATTCCGGCGGGAGTACTGGTGACAGTCCCGTTTCCCGAGCCGCTCAGTGACTTGTTCACTGAGACCGTGAAGTTGGTGCCGCCACCTCCCGAAGAATTGAAGGTCGCAGTGACGGTGGTGTTGCTCGTGAGCTTGATTGTGGCCGTCCCTGTTCCCGAAGTCCCGCCACCGCTCCAACCGGCGAAAACCGAGCCGGCCGCAGGCGTCGCCGTGAGGGTGACGGTCGCTCCAGAAGAGAACGACTTCGAGCAGGTCGACCCGCAGTTGATGCCGGACGGCGAACTCGTCACCGTGCCCGAGCCGGTCCCCGCCTTCCGGACCTGGAGTGTCACGCCGCCCCAGCTTGGGCTGGCGGCGTCATGACGTATCTGCGATTCCGTCGGCTGCGTCGGTGTGGATTGACGCCCGCACGCAGCGAGGAACACGAGCAGCGTGAAACAAGCCGAGATTCCGTGTTTCATCCAGGCTTTCATCGCGAACCTCACGATCTGGCCCTTGACGGTGCTGATAGCGGAGCGCACGCAAGGCGATGATGCGCGAGCCAGTTCACGACAACCCGCCCGGAAGGGCGCCACCTGGTTCCCTGCGACGAGGCGCCCCAGCTGTCGATGCGTGCACGTCCTGCCACGAAGGAAGCACAGGCCAGCAGGAACTTCGGTCCCGGCGTTGGCCTTCCAATCCAGCCGACCTCCGTTCCGTCCATCTCTTCGATCGTCTGGAGGGGGAAGTCTACGACCTTTGTCGAAGCGGCGAGAGCAAAGTCTTGCTTCGGGTGCCTCGGCCTCACAACTCTCGATCCGCCGTTCATGGAGTTCTCCTGTGCGATTGCGCGTCGGCCAGGATTGCAGCGCGCGCCCTGGTGAGTGGCTTGACTTTCGAGCATGGAAAGCACAGAAAGGGCTGTACTGGAGGTTTCCGTCCCGGAGGGGCCGCCGATGTCCAGGGGGAACAGTCTGGTCCGATCGCTGGTCCTGACGCTGGTCGTGCTGGTCGTATGGATGTCGGGTGCGCCCGTGCGGGCCGTCGCCCAGTTGCCGGTGGATTCGACGCGCGTCGACGCTCTCGAACCGCTCCCCGTCGTCGTCTGGAATCGCGAGATCACTCGGTTCCGCACTCCGCTCGAGAACCTCTCCCTGCCGGCACGCGTCCGGATCGCCACGGAGCGCATCGAGAGCACCCCGCGACTTCCGGAGTATCGCCTGGAGCAGCGCCCACTCGAGCTCGGCGGCCAGCGGGGCGTCGCCGTCCTGGCCGACGGGCGAATGCTGTTCGCGCTCTACGAGAAGGACCTCGACGCCGGGAGCGGCGAGACCCTGGACTCGGCGGGCCGGCAGGCCGTGGTCAACCTCCGCGCCTGGCTCGCCGCCCGCGACCAGCAGCTTCGATGGCCGGACTTCCTCCGCGGCGTGGCGTGGTCGATCGCAGCCACCGTCGCCGCGGCCGCGCTCCTCCTGCTCCTTGTACGCCTATCGCGGCGCTTGCGGGAGCGCATCGAGAGCCCGTCGCGCCAGCCGCAGCGCGCGATCCGCGTCGGCAAGGCCGATGTGCGCCCCTACATCCACACTGTGGAGGCCGGCCTTGTGCGCTCGCTGGCCTGGGCGCTGATCGCGAGCATCCTCTACCTCTGGCTCACGTTCGTCCTCTCGCAGTTCCCCTATACCCGGCCGTGGGGACTGCATCTCGGCGCCTACATCCTGAGCGCGCTCCAACGGCTGGGGCAGGGGTTCATCCGTTCCATCCCCAACCTCTTCTTCGTTGGCGTGATCTTCTTCGCGACGCGGCTCCTGGCACGCGTCATCAGCGCCTTCTTCCGCGGCGCGCGGTCCCAGGGGATGGAGGCCGAGATCGCCCGCGCCACCGAGCGCCTCGTGCTCGTGCTGCTCTGGGTATTCGCGCTCGTCATCGCCTATCCCTATCTGCCGGGCTCGGGGACCGCGGCGTTTCAGGGCGTGAGCGTGTTCGTCGGGATCATGGTGTCCCTGGGCGCGACCGGGATCGTGAGCCAGCTCCTGGGAGGACTCGTCGTCGTCTACAGCCGGGCGTTCGCCGTGGGTGACTACGTCAAGATCGGCGAGCACGAAGGCACGGTCACGGACATCGGCGGGCTGGCGGCCAAAGTGCTGACATTGCGAAGAGAGGAGGTCACGATCCCCCACTCGGTGCTGGTCGGAGGCGCCTCGGTCAACTACTCGCGCCAGGCCCGGAAGGAGGGCGCGGTGGTCCGCACGTTCGTGGCCGTCGGCTACGACGTGCCCTGGCGCCAGGTCGAGGC
Coding sequences within it:
- a CDS encoding putative Ig domain-containing protein; this encodes MGAEYSQFINTTGGFGSPDLFDIVAGSLPDGLVMDESFGVQSTLIHGRPTREQTSNFTVRVRDQSGSATRAFSITIRGPVTLMITMPGATAKSGTLGQSYFQNLFGSGGQTPYSWSITGGQLPPGLRLVSASNGNRIEGTPTARGTFTFTLTLRDQGGQRVDQQTTITIN
- a CDS encoding mechanosensitive ion channel domain-containing protein produces the protein MSRGNSLVRSLVLTLVVLVVWMSGAPVRAVAQLPVDSTRVDALEPLPVVVWNREITRFRTPLENLSLPARVRIATERIESTPRLPEYRLEQRPLELGGQRGVAVLADGRMLFALYEKDLDAGSGETLDSAGRQAVVNLRAWLAARDQQLRWPDFLRGVAWSIAATVAAAALLLLLVRLSRRLRERIESPSRQPQRAIRVGKADVRPYIHTVEAGLVRSLAWALIASILYLWLTFVLSQFPYTRPWGLHLGAYILSALQRLGQGFIRSIPNLFFVGVIFFATRLLARVISAFFRGARSQGMEAEIARATERLVLVLLWVFALVIAYPYLPGSGTAAFQGVSVFVGIMVSLGATGIVSQLLGGLVVVYSRAFAVGDYVKIGEHEGTVTDIGGLAAKVLTLRREEVTIPHSVLVGGASVNYSRQARKEGAVVRTFVAVGYDVPWRQVEA